DNA sequence from the Macrobrachium nipponense isolate FS-2020 chromosome 3, ASM1510439v2, whole genome shotgun sequence genome:
aggtttTTAGTGAATTGATGTACCCTTATTATAGTGATACGGTACTACTGTTCACTAGAATTCGCCCTGGTTCCCCGGCACGGGAATGCCAATTCCTCGGACGGGGGCTTCACTGAGCGAACGGGGCACGGAAGAATTCGCCAGGTTAGAAGAAGGCAGGACGGAGGAAGAAGCCGAAGACGAAGCTAGTATGTCTGGAAGGACGAGGAaggggaagaaaaggaagagaccCCTGGCCTGGAGATGCAAAGCCAAACGTAGGAAGCTAAAAGAAAGGAGCTCGGCGTTAGAATTCATCGCCCAGATAGGAGAAGGGAAAAAggtgcaaaataaaaagaagaagaacaggacgacgacgacgaagcgcCATCTAAACTACTACGAGGACATGCCTGAGACTCAGGCGCTGCGTCAGGAGCTGGACAGGCAAGACAAGGAGCATCTGTACCTGAAGGACCAACTCAGCAACCGAAAAGTCAGATACCAACGTCTCCGAGATCAGCTGGGCGCCACAAAACTAGAGAACATGGTACTACAGGATCAAGTTGCTGAGATGAAAGAAAACGTTCGAATAGTCAATGCAGCGGCGGGGGACCTTGAGAAGCAGCTGAACAGGGCGAACTGCATCGTTACTCAACAGGACGAGGAAATTGACGTCTTGAAACGTAAACTTCAAGAGATGAAtttaataaataagaagaaatcgAAAATATGTGACGAGAAGGGAGACGAATTCTTCGAATGCGCGAGACAGAAGGCAAAGCTGGAAGAGCAGGTCGAGGAACTGCAGAGGGAAAACGAGAAGATGCAGAGGGAAGGACACTCGAGGATGTGTGAACTAGAGCAGAAGAACCGCCAGCTACACCTCTTGGAAGAAGAGCTGAAGGCGAAGAACGAAGAACTCAAGAGGGAAATCGAAAAAAACCCTGAGAACTTGGGGCTGGTGGATGCCCTGGAGGGTCGCCTGCAACGCATCATTCGTCAAAAGGACGAATTGGCCCACCAAGAGGAACAACTATTTTTGATGTGTCGTCATCAAAGGATGTTGATAGAAAGATACAAGCATGTGATAGATCTGCTGTTGGCTTGGCGAGAGAAAGTCAGGAAGAAATTAGAAGAGGGGGATTTCAATCTCGTACTCGCCAACCTTCATTAGCGGGGGAGGACAGGCACAAGGAGAATGAAGGAAACAGGACATGGAAGGAATCAGAGTCCAGGATCGTGTGGGAAGACCTGGAGAGGGATGAGCAAATAAAAGCTGAGGGAGTGAGGGGAAAGGCatccagagggataccagaaggcatccagaaggataccagaaggcatccagagggataccagaagacATACAGAGGGATACCAGAGGCATACCAGAAGataattctgtgggaataatctagaacaccggctctgcagaaagaaggaactcttcctttgagtatgctatgtcccttgatgaagactcttctaatagaagatctctgtcaaagcggacaaatagtcggatatctagacctattcttgcagatgtcttccttctggtcattctgtgggaataatctagaagaccggctctgcagaaagaaggaactcttccttcgagtatgctatgtccttgaATGAAGACACCCTTTCTAAGAGATGATCtcgtcaaagcgggcaaatagtcggatatctagaccctattctttgcagatgtcttccttctggtcatcagTG
Encoded proteins:
- the LOC135222508 gene encoding golgin subfamily A member 6-like protein 7 — its product is MPIPRTGASLSERGTEEFARLEEGRTEEEAEDEASMSGRTRKGKKRKRPLAWRCKAKRRKLKERSSALEFIAQIGEGKKVQNKKKKNRTTTTKRHLNYYEDMPETQALRQELDRQDKEHLYLKDQLSNRKVRYQRLRDQLGATKLENMVLQDQVAEMKENVRIVNAAAGDLEKQLNRANCIVTQQDEEIDVLKRKLQEMNLINKKKSKICDEKGDEFFECARQKAKLEEQVEELQRENEKMQREGHSRMCELEQKNRQLHLLEEELKAKNEELKREIEKNPENLGLVDALEGRLQRIIRQKDELAHQEEQLFLMCRHQRMLIERYKHVIDLLLAWREKVRKKLEEGDFNLVLANLH